GTCCTTGGTGACTCAGATTGAAATGTTCGCTTAATTTCCTTTTATAGTAGAATCTGGTCCAAGCTCAAATAGGAGTTGGGAGTTTGCGGACAGGAATCCGAAATACAATCTTGTTGGCGGGGCCGCTGCTGTTCTGGGTAACGGTGACCACAATGGGTTCGGACGGCGAGCATCCAATGGCAGCTCGCTGCGCCGGAGTGGCCGTGTGGATGGGAGTGTGGTGGCTGACCGAAGTCGTACCATTGGCTGTGACCGCGCTGCTTCCGCTTGTGCTGTTTCCGGTTTTGGGTGTAATGAGTGCGAGCCGCGTTGCCGCGAACTACACGAACGACGTGATCTTTCTTTTTCTCGGCGGTTTCATGGTCGCGTTGGCAATGGAGCGGTGGGACCTTCACAAACGCATCGCGCTGCACGTTATTCTATTGATCCGCGGAAGCGTCGGATTGACGCTCTTGGGATTCATGGTGGCGACGGCATTCCTGTCGATGTGGATTTCGAACACGGCGGCGACGATGATGATGGTGCCGATTGCTTCGGCCGTGCTGGCAAGATATGACGTCCTGTTGGGCAAGGACGCATCCGCGAAGATAGCGGTCGGGTTGCTTTTGGGGATTGCCTACGCGGCCTCAATCGGCGGAATCGCGACGCTCGTGGGCACGCCGCCGAACTTGGTTTTCGTTCAACTTTTCAAAATTGAGTTTCCGAACGCGCCGGAAATCAGTTTTGCGACGTGGCTGTTTTTCGCGTTTCCTTTGACGGTTATGCTGTTGTTCGCAGCATGGGGCGTACTGCGTGTGCTATATGTTCCGAAAGTAGAGTCGTTTTCCTCGACGCGGGACGTGTTTCGCGGGGAGCTGCGTGAGCTTGGCACAATGCGGAGGGAAGAAAAAGTCGTTGCCGTCGTGTTCGCGGTTATGGCCATGCTGTGGATTACGCGACGACCCCTGACTTTGGGAGCAGTAACCATTCCGGGGTGGTCTGAACTCTTGCCCGAACCGGGGTATGTGGGGGACGGCACGGTAGCATTGGCTCTGGCCTGCGTGTTGTTTTTGATTTCGGCCAAAGACCGATCCACGCAGATTCTGGATTGGGAAACCGCCCGCAAATTGCCGTGGCGAATTGTGCTGTTGTTCGGCGGAGGGTTTGCATTGGCTGGAGCGATTTTGGAAAGCGGCCTATCCGAAGTTATTGGATTGAAGATGCACGCTTTGGCCGCCCTCTCCCCCACCTCGATGACGGCATCGGTGTGCACATTGCTGACCTTTGTCACCGAGCTCACATCGAATACGGCGACGACACAAATCGCACTGCCGATTCTCGCGGCAACAGCGGTGGCGGTCCATAGAAATCCGATGTTCCTAATGATTCCGGCGACACTCTCGGCCTCGTGCGCCTTCATGATGCCGGTCGCGACCCCTCCCAACGCAATTATATTCGGCACCGGTAGAATCAAAGTATACCAGATGGCCAAAGCAGGGATTCTCCTGAACTTAATCGGGATTGTCTTGATTACCGGCTGGATGATGCTGATGGGAGCGGCATTCTTGGGCAGTGGTCCTGCGGAGTTTCCGGCGTGGGCCGTACGGGGATAGTAGCCACAAATTTTCTTTGTTTCGATTCGACACTCAACCATTCGCATGAAAACTTGTCAAACCAATAGACCGCCTGAGGAGAGCTTGAAGTACCAATACTTGAATTTGCAACTCGGAGGACCCGATCATGACTAAGCTGCTTGCACCCTTCCTCTTGATTTTGATGTTTGCGCAATTGGCGGTCGCGCAGAATCAGATTCTCACGATTTCACCGGACAGCGCGCCACAGGGAACGGCGAATCTAACGGTGACTTTCACGCTCGACACCGATGATCCGCCCGCTCCTCCGCAGGAGATCTTGCCTCAAAGCGTCGTAATCGGTACGATGGCGGGCTCGTCCATTGCGCATACAAGTCAGTTCGTGGTAACGGCGCAATTTACGATTGGAACAAACGAAGCGACTGGAGCTTACGACGCCGTAATCACATTCCAAACTCCGAACGGGCCGGTGACGTTTTCAATGGCGAATGGTTTCACGATCACGTCGGGCGGAAACGTGGGACCGACAGTGACGGCGGCCCCGCAACCGCAGACGGTTGTGGCCGGACGCACGGCGATATTTCATGTTGGAGCGATTGGGACTCCGGAGCTCGCCTATCAGTGGCAGAAGGACGGCGAGAATGTCGGCGCGGGAAGTGCCGACTTTGAGATTTCAAACGCTGCGGTCGACGACGCGGGCGACTACCGGTGTATCGTGACAAACGACTTCGGCGGGGACACGTCCGCCACGGCACATTTGACGGTTGTCTCACTTCAACCGGGAAGCACTCCCGTTGTAGACACGGATGAAGAAACGTGCTACAACAACACGTCGGTGATCGGTTGCGCAAGCGAAGGGCAACCGTTTTACGGACAGGACGCGCAGTTTGTCGGAAATTACTCAGACTATACGGTCAGTGGCGACGGACTGACGGTCTTCGACAACGTCACGGGTTTGACGTGGCAGAGAAGTCCTGACGTCAATCGAGACGGACGAATCCTGGCCAATGACAAATTGACGTTGACGGAGATGCAGGTCTATCCGGCGTCGCTGAATGCCGAGAATTTCGGTGGGTACGACGACTGGAGATTGCCGACGATCAAAGAACTTTACTCTCTGATACTGTTCACGGGAACGGATCCGAGCGGCATGGAAGACAATCCGAATGTGATCCCGTTCATCGACGACTCGGCTTTTGAGTTTGCCTACGGGGACACGACGGCAGGTGAAAGACTCATCGACGCGCAGTTCGGAACAAGCACGATCTATGTCAGTCACGTAAGCGAAGATCTGCTCTTTGGAGTGAATTTCGCGGACGGCAGAATCAAAGGTTACGGTCTCCTTATTCAAGGTCAGGACAAGACGTTTTTTGTGATCTGCGTGCGCGGACCCGCAGCTTATGGGCTAAACAATTTTGTGGACAACGGCGACAGTACGATTACGGATTTGTCGACCGGGTTGATGTGGTCACAGATGGACAGTCGCGAAGGGATGAATTGGCAGGAAGCGCTCGCGTGGGCGCAGGAGAAGAATAGCGAGAACTTTTTGGGACATAACGATTGGCGGCTGCCAAATGTGAAAGAGCTGCAGACGCTGCTCGACTACACGCGTGCGCCAGACGTAACGAATTCCGCGGCGATTGATCCACTGTTTCAGATCAGCGGGATTACGAACGAAGCCGGACAAGCGGACTATCCGTACTTCTGGTCGAATACGACACACGCGAATCTGGGACCGCAGCCGGGTGGGTATGCTTCTTATGTTGCTTTCGGTCGAGCGATGGGCTATTTGGACGGAAGTTGGCGCGATGTGCACGGCGCGGGCGCACAACGCAGCGATCCAAAAGACGGCGATCCCGACGACTATCCGTTCGGACATGGGCCGCAAGGTGACGCGATACATATTTTCAACTATGTTAGATTGGTGCGTGAGATCGACATGACTCCGGCGAAAGATGAGCGCGGCGGGGCATTACCTGAAGAGTTTAGGCTCTATCAAAATTATCCGAATCCGTTCAATCCGTCAACGACAGTTGAGTTTGATCTTGCTCATGCGGAGACTGTTGAACTCTCGGTGTACAATATCGGCGGACAGAAAGTGGCGACGCTTGTGGACGGGCTTCAGGCAGCAGGGAGCCACTCGGTGACTTGGAATGGGAGGTCCTCGACGGGAGAGGCTGTGGCCAGCGGAATTTATGTGTACACGCTTGCGAATGGCCCTTCGAAGCTCAGCCGGAAGATGCTGCTACTGAAATAGACCCTAATTAACCTGCTGAAAAGTCCTTGCTTACGCGAGGACTTTTTGTTTTGTACGTCTTCTCTATGCGATAGCGGACGCAGCCGCTCTTGGGAACAAGGTTGACTTATTGTCAGTTTATTCTTAAATAGGAATTGTTACTATTTGATAAGAGGAGGCAAAATGAGCGAACAGCAAGTGGCGGAGATGATCGAGAAGCTGCGGGAGTCGGGGGTGAAGTTGACTCACCAGCGGATGGAGATTTTCCGGGAAATCGTAGGGCGAACGGATCATCCGGACGCGGCGTCGATTTATGAAAGCGTGCGCAAGCGGCTGCCGACGGTATCGCTCGATACGGTTTATCGAACGCTGTCGATGCTCAAAGATGCAGGACTGATTTCGACGCTTGGGCCGAGTCAGGATCGCGTGCGATTCGATGCCAATGTTGCGCCGCATCATCATTTTGTCTGCACGAAGTGCGGGAAGACTGAGGATTTTTATTGCGAAGAGTTCGATTCGCTGCGCGTGCCGGGCGACGTACTGAAGATGGGCGTCGTCGAACATTCGCACGTGGAACTGCGGGGAATTTGCGCGGAATGCAGAAAGTCAAATTGAAATAGATTCATTCACATAGTCCGTTCACAAACGAAAATTGAAAGAGGTTGATACAATGTCGAAAGACAAGAAGACCTTGACCACGAGTCAAGGCGCACCAGTTCCGAATGATTTGAATACGATGACGGCGGGCGAACGCGGCCCGGCGCTGGCGCAGGATATTCATCTGTTTGACAAGTTGGCACACTTCGACCGCGAACGCATTCCAGAGCGCGTCGTGCATGCCAAGGGCGCGGGCGCGTGGGGTTATTTTGAAGTAACTCACGACGTGACGAAGTACACTCGGGCAAATTTCCTGTCGAAGGTCGGCAAGCGCACGGACGTGTTCGCGCGTTTTTCGACGGTCGGCGGCGAAAAGGGCTCGGCGGATACGGAGCGCGATCCGCGCGGATTTGCCGTGAAGTTTTACACGGAAGAAGGCAACTACGATTTCGTGGGCAACAACACTCCGGTGTTTTTCATTCGCGATCCGCTGAAGTTTCCGGATTTCATTCACACGCAGAAGCGCAATCCGGCGACGAATCTCAAGGACGCCGATATGTTCTGGGATTTTCTGTCGTTGACTCCCGAATCCGTGCATCAAGTGACGGTGCTATTTTCCGACCGCGGCACTCCGAATGGCTACCGTCATATGAACGGCTATAGCGGCCACACCTTCATGTGGTACAACGAAAAGAACGAATACGTGTGGGTGAAGATTCACTTCAAGCGCGATCAAGGCAACAAGACGCTTACTCGTGAAGAGGCCTGCAAGCTCGCGGGTGAAGATCCGGATTTCGCGACTCGTGATCTTTACAATGCAATCAAGGGTGGGGATTTCCCGTCGTGGACGGTCTATGTGCAGGTTATGACTCCGGAGCAAGTGGAGAAATACCGTTTCAACTCTTTTGACATCACCAAAGTTTGGCCGCACAAGGATGCGCCGCTGATTCCGGTGGGCAAGATGGTGTTGAACAAGAATCCAGAAAACTATTTTGCCGATACCGAACAGGCGGCGTTTTCGCCGGGGACGGTTGTACCGGGGATCGCTCCGTCACCGGATAAGATGCTGCAAGGAAGACTCTTCAGCTATCACGACACGCACCGTCATCGTTTGGGAACGAACTATCATTTGATCAACGTAAATTCTCCGCGTGTCAGTGGTGAACACAATAACCAGCGCGACGGACACATGCGCACGGACGGCAATGGCGGCGGCGCACCGAACTATTGGCCGAACAGCTTTGGCGGTCCGGCTCCCGACGCGAAGTATGCCGAGCCGCCGGTTCCGCTGACGGGTGTGATCGACCGTTTTGGCTATGAACTGACGGACGATGATTTCGTGCAGCCGGGCGCTCTGTTCCGCGAGGTGATGTCGGACACGGACCGCGCGCACTTGATCGGCAATCTGGTTGCGCACATGAAGAATGCGCAGGTGCGGATTCAGAAGCGGCAGACGGCTCTGTTTTACAAGGCGGACAAGGCCTACGGCGAAGGCGTTGCGAAGGGATTAGGTCTCGACGTTGCAGAGATCGCAAAGCTGGCGGCGATGACGCAAGAAGAGCGGGTCAAGGCCACTGAGAAGTAGTCGAACTCTTTTTACAGAATGCGAAAAGTCCCCGCAGGTGCGGGGACTTTCGCTTTTTTTGCGTCCAACCGGATCAGGCGTACGTGTCCACTTGCTGTGACCAGAATCCTCCAAGGAATTTGGTCAGCGGGTGATCGGCGCCGAGACGTTCGAGTTTAGACAGATAAGATTGTTCGACTGTCTCAGGCTGCTTTTGAGCAGCCGCAGCGTCGGTGGTGGCGGATTGTACAATCGCAGCCAGATTAGTACCGGTTGAGATTCCTGAAGCTTCCATGGAAACCTCCCTCTTCTTTAACGATACGCAACGAATTCTTCGGAAGGTGAGTCTGCGATTGCGGTGCAATTCACCAGAAACACGGACCTTAGTGTTAATATCGGCAAAGTGACGGAAGAACTTTAATTTTGGCTTGACTGCGGCAAAACGGCCAACAAATCCAAAGCCCGCTGGAGATCGGGGTTCAGTTTGAGGGCGTTTTGCGCGGCGCTGCGAGACTCTTCGAACAGCCCGTTGTCAAAACTTGCGGAAGCAAGCTCATACCACAACTGCGGATCGTCCGGACAAGCGGAAGTCGCTTGCCGCAAGTAGAAGAGAGCTTCTTCGGGGAAGCCGAGACCCAAGTTTGCTTGTGCGATCTCTTGCAGCTTGGATGCGCGTAAGCAAGCGGCGTCATCGAGTGCTTCGAGCGCGGACAGGGCTCGCACTCGCTGTGCATTCAGTGTGATAAACGGCAAGTCCGACCTGAGACGCGCGGCCGTTTCCCACAGTCCGGCCGAGCGGTCGAGGTCACCGAGCATTTCGTAAATGGTCGCGGCGTCGACGTAGGCGTGAATTTCGTCCGGATTGGTTTCAGTTGACTTCACATAGAGTTTGGCGGCGCGTTCGAGATTATCGCGCGAAATCGTGCCGTCAAGGTCCGT
This region of Calditrichota bacterium genomic DNA includes:
- a CDS encoding SLC13/DASS family transporter; its protein translation is MGSDGEHPMAARCAGVAVWMGVWWLTEVVPLAVTALLPLVLFPVLGVMSASRVAANYTNDVIFLFLGGFMVALAMERWDLHKRIALHVILLIRGSVGLTLLGFMVATAFLSMWISNTAATMMMVPIASAVLARYDVLLGKDASAKIAVGLLLGIAYAASIGGIATLVGTPPNLVFVQLFKIEFPNAPEISFATWLFFAFPLTVMLLFAAWGVLRVLYVPKVESFSSTRDVFRGELRELGTMRREEKVVAVVFAVMAMLWITRRPLTLGAVTIPGWSELLPEPGYVGDGTVALALACVLFLISAKDRSTQILDWETARKLPWRIVLLFGGGFALAGAILESGLSEVIGLKMHALAALSPTSMTASVCTLLTFVTELTSNTATTQIALPILAATAVAVHRNPMFLMIPATLSASCAFMMPVATPPNAIIFGTGRIKVYQMAKAGILLNLIGIVLITGWMMLMGAAFLGSGPAEFPAWAVRG
- a CDS encoding DUF1566 domain-containing protein; this encodes MTKLLAPFLLILMFAQLAVAQNQILTISPDSAPQGTANLTVTFTLDTDDPPAPPQEILPQSVVIGTMAGSSIAHTSQFVVTAQFTIGTNEATGAYDAVITFQTPNGPVTFSMANGFTITSGGNVGPTVTAAPQPQTVVAGRTAIFHVGAIGTPELAYQWQKDGENVGAGSADFEISNAAVDDAGDYRCIVTNDFGGDTSATAHLTVVSLQPGSTPVVDTDEETCYNNTSVIGCASEGQPFYGQDAQFVGNYSDYTVSGDGLTVFDNVTGLTWQRSPDVNRDGRILANDKLTLTEMQVYPASLNAENFGGYDDWRLPTIKELYSLILFTGTDPSGMEDNPNVIPFIDDSAFEFAYGDTTAGERLIDAQFGTSTIYVSHVSEDLLFGVNFADGRIKGYGLLIQGQDKTFFVICVRGPAAYGLNNFVDNGDSTITDLSTGLMWSQMDSREGMNWQEALAWAQEKNSENFLGHNDWRLPNVKELQTLLDYTRAPDVTNSAAIDPLFQISGITNEAGQADYPYFWSNTTHANLGPQPGGYASYVAFGRAMGYLDGSWRDVHGAGAQRSDPKDGDPDDYPFGHGPQGDAIHIFNYVRLVREIDMTPAKDERGGALPEEFRLYQNYPNPFNPSTTVEFDLAHAETVELSVYNIGGQKVATLVDGLQAAGSHSVTWNGRSSTGEAVASGIYVYTLANGPSKLSRKMLLLK
- a CDS encoding transcriptional repressor yields the protein MSEQQVAEMIEKLRESGVKLTHQRMEIFREIVGRTDHPDAASIYESVRKRLPTVSLDTVYRTLSMLKDAGLISTLGPSQDRVRFDANVAPHHHFVCTKCGKTEDFYCEEFDSLRVPGDVLKMGVVEHSHVELRGICAECRKSN
- a CDS encoding catalase; the protein is MSKDKKTLTTSQGAPVPNDLNTMTAGERGPALAQDIHLFDKLAHFDRERIPERVVHAKGAGAWGYFEVTHDVTKYTRANFLSKVGKRTDVFARFSTVGGEKGSADTERDPRGFAVKFYTEEGNYDFVGNNTPVFFIRDPLKFPDFIHTQKRNPATNLKDADMFWDFLSLTPESVHQVTVLFSDRGTPNGYRHMNGYSGHTFMWYNEKNEYVWVKIHFKRDQGNKTLTREEACKLAGEDPDFATRDLYNAIKGGDFPSWTVYVQVMTPEQVEKYRFNSFDITKVWPHKDAPLIPVGKMVLNKNPENYFADTEQAAFSPGTVVPGIAPSPDKMLQGRLFSYHDTHRHRLGTNYHLINVNSPRVSGEHNNQRDGHMRTDGNGGGAPNYWPNSFGGPAPDAKYAEPPVPLTGVIDRFGYELTDDDFVQPGALFREVMSDTDRAHLIGNLVAHMKNAQVRIQKRQTALFYKADKAYGEGVAKGLGLDVAEIAKLAAMTQEERVKATEK